A stretch of the Cucurbita pepo subsp. pepo cultivar mu-cu-16 chromosome LG16, ASM280686v2, whole genome shotgun sequence genome encodes the following:
- the LOC111777450 gene encoding histone deacetylase 19-like: protein METGGNSLSSGPDGVKRKVSYFYDPEVGNYYYGQGHPMKPHRIRMTHALLAHYGLLQHMQVFKPLPARDKVLCRFHADDYVAFLKNITPETQQDQLRQLKRFNVGEDCPVFDGLYSFCQTYAGGSVGGAVKLNHKVCDIAVNWSGGLHHAKKCEASGFCYVNDIVLAILELLKHYERVLYVDIDIHHGDGVEEAFYTTDRVMTVSFHKFGDYFPGTGDIRDIGYGKGKYYSLNVPLDDGIDDESYHYLFKPIMGKVMEVFRPGAVVLQCGADSLSGDRLGCFNLSIKGHGECVRYMRSFNVPLLLLGGGGYTIRNVARCWCYETGVALGMEVEDKMPQHEYYEYFGPDYTLHVAPSNMENKNTHLMLEEIQGKLLEYLARLQHAPSVPFQERPPDTELPEADEDQEDKDERWDPDSDMEVDEERKPIPSRVKRETVETEIKDPEVNPESTRGLEKAAAEATSAKALDIGSLKLEESGVKLEEPSKQNDQMFP, encoded by the exons ATGGAGACAGGCGGCAATTCATTATCATCTGGGCCTGACGGCGTGAAGAGGAAGGTCAGCTATTTCTACGACCCTGAGGTCGGGAATTACTATTATGGTCAGGGGCACCCAATGAAGCCACATCGAATCCGAATGACGCATGCCCTTCTCGCCCATTATGGTTTACTCCAGCATATGCAGGTTTTCAAGCCTCTTCCTGCGAGAGATAAAGTCCTCTGCAGATTTCACGCTGATGATTATGTGGCGTTTCTTAAAAACATTACCCCTGAAACGCAGCAAGACCAGTTGAGACAGCTTAAGCGCTTCAATGTTGGTGAGGACTGTCCTGTCTTCGATGGCCTTTATTCTTTCTGTCAAACTTATGCTGGTGGATCTGTTGGTGGTGCCGTTAAGTTAAACCATAAGGTTTGTGATATTGCTGTCAATTGGTCTGGTGGTCTACACCATGCGAAGAAGTGCGAAGCTTCTGGGTTCTGTTATGTCAATGATATTGTTCTGGCGATACTGGAGCTCCTTAAACATTATGAG CGTGTTTTATATGTTGACATTGATATCCACCATGGAGATGGTGTTGAAGAGGCTTTTTATACAACCGACAGAGTCATGACTGTATCGTTCCACAAATTTGGAGATTATTTTCCTGGTACAGGAGATATAAGAGACATTGGTTATGGGAAAGGAAAGTACTACTCACTTAATGTTCCTTTGGATGATGGAATTGATGATGAGAGCTATCATTACTTGTTCAAACCTATAATGGGAAAAGTTATGGAAGTTTTTAGACCTGGTGCTGTTGTTCTCCAATGTGGTGCTGACTCTCTTTCTGGCGATAGGCTAGGATGCTTTAACCTGTCAATAAAAGGTCATGGAGAGTGTGTTAGATATATGAGATCATTCAATGTGCCTCTATTACTGCTTGGTGGGGGTGGCTATACCATCCGTAACGTTGCTCGCTGCTGGTGCTACGAG ACAGGAGTTGCTCTTGGGATGGAGGTTGAAGACAAAATGCCACAGCATGAATATTATGAGTATTTTGGTCCTGATTACACTCTGCATGTTGCTCCCAGTAATATGGAGAACAAAAATACACACCTTATGTTGGAAGAAATACAGGGAAAGCTACTTGAATACCTTGCACGGCTTCAGCATGCGCCCAGTGTTCCATTTCAAGAAAGGCCTCCTGATACTGAACTCCCTGAG GCGGATGAAGACCAGGAGGATAAGGATGAGAGATGGGATCCGGACTCAGATATGGAAGTTGACGAAGAGAG AAAACCCATCCCAAGCAGAGTTAAAAGAGAAACGGTTGAGACTGAAATCAAAGATCCG gaagTTAATCCCGAGAGTACTAGAGGTTTAGAAAAAGCAGCTGCGGAGGCTACAAGTGCAAAG GCTTTAGATATAGGTTCTCTCAAACTTGAAGAGTCGGGCGTAAAACTCGAAGAGCCCAGCAAGCAGAATGACCAAATGTTCCCCTAG
- the LOC111777320 gene encoding ankyrin repeat domain-containing protein 2B-like has translation MASSSTKDVAADEKTASSDSKNTKSETSSAEQQPDNPKSPSASPHGGEFPPNPFDFSAMTGLLNDPSIQELASQIAKDPAFNQMASQLQKTFQGASAQPGIPQFDTQQYYSTMQQVMQNPQFMTMAERLGNALMQDPSMSSMLETFANPSNKDQLEERMAQIKEDPTLKPILDEIETGGPAAMMRYWNDRDVLKKLGEAMGFAVHGDAANAESSVADDSEEVGNDDESLVHQTASVGDAEGLKNALAAGGNKDEEDSEGRTALHFACGYGEVKCAQILLEAGVKVDALDKNKNTALHYAAGYGRKECVALLLENGAAVTLQNLDGKTPIDVAKLNNQHEVLKLLEKDVFL, from the exons ATGGCTTCCAGTTCGACGAAGGATGTTGCTGCTG ATGAGAAGACAGCATCGTCAGATAGCAAAAATACCAAAAGTGAAACATCTTCTGCAGAGCAGCAGCCAGATAATCCAAAATCTCCCTCAGCCTCACCTCATGGAGGGGAGTTTCCTCCAAATCCTTTTGACTTCTCAGCAATGACTGGTTTGCTTAAC GATCCTAGCATTCAAGAATTAGCTTCTCAAATAGCAAAAGATCCTGCATTTAACCAGATGGCGTCTCAACTTCAGAAGACTTTTCAAGGTGCTTCTGCTCAGCCGGGTATTCCTCAGTTTGATACACAACAGTACTATTCTACCATGCAGCAGGTCATGCAGAATCCTCAATTTATGACAATGGCTGAGCGCCTTGGCAATGCACTAATGCAG GATCCATCTATGTCTAGCATGCTGGAAACTTTTGCAAATCCATCAAATAAGGACCAGCTTGAGGAACGCATGGCACAGATCAAGGAAGATCCAACTTTGAAGCCTATTTTAGATGAAATAGAGACTGGTGGTCCAGCTGCCATGATGAG GTACTGGAATGACAGAGATGTCTTGAAAAAATTGGGCGAAGCAATGGGTTTTGCAGTTCATGGAGATGCTGCCAATGCTGAAAGTTCGGTTGCAGATGATTCAGAAGAAGTGGGAAATGATGATGAATCTTTAGTTCATCAAACTGCTAGCGTTGGTGATGCCGAG gGCTTAAAAAATGCACTAGCAGCTGGTGGGAACAAGGATGAAGAAGATTCAGAGGGAAGGACCGCATTGCATTTTGCATGTGGGTATGGCGAG gtgAAATGCGCTCAGATCCTTCTTGAAGCTGGAGTGAAGGTGGATGCACTGGATAAGAATAAGAACACTGCACTTCATTATGCGGCTGGTTATGGCAGGAAGGAGTGTGTTGCACTATTACTTGAGAATGGCGCTGCAGT CACTCTCCAAAACCTGGATGGAAAGACTCCCATAGACGTAGCCAAGCTAAACAACCAACACGAGGTGCTAAAATTGCTTGAGAAGGATGTTTTCCTGTAA
- the LOC111776921 gene encoding tetraketide alpha-pyrone reductase 1, which translates to MEQKLESKGKVCVTGASGFFASWLVKRLLLSGYHVIGTVRDPGNVKKVEHLWRLEGAKERLRLVRADLLERGSFDDAVMGCHGVFHTASPVLDATHSKDETLEPAIEGTLNLLRSCKKNPSLRRVVLTSSSSTVRGREDIDPKIPLDESSWTSVQLCERLKLWYALAKTLAEKAAWDFCNENGIDLVTVLPSMIIGPSLSPDLCYTAAVVLGLLKGETEVFQSLGRIGYVHIDDAALCHILAFENKDAQGRYICSSIVLEINDLAPRLSSRYPSFPISKRFEASNKPYYDFNISKVEKLGMKFKSVEEMFDDCVASFLEQGHLSSPSFIPLP; encoded by the exons ATGGAGCAGAAGCTTGAAAGCAAAGGCAAAGTGTGCGTAACTGGAGCTTCTGGATTTTTTGCTTCTTGGCTTGTTAAGCGATTGCTTTTGTCTGGCTATCATGTGATCGGTACTGTTAGGGATCCAG GGAATGTGAAGAAGGTGGAGCATTTGTGGAGATTGGAAGGAGCCAAGGAGAGGCTTCGACTCGTCAGGGCTGATTTGCTGGAACGTGGGAGCTTCGATGATGCTGTGATGGGATGTCATGGCGTTTTCCACACAGCTTCCCCTGTCTTGGATGCAACCCATTCCAAG GACGAAACGCTGGAACCAGCTATTGAGGGCACATTGAATCTGCTACGTTCATGCAAGAAGAACCCATCTCTAAGGCGTGTGGTACTCACTTCATCTTCCTCAACTGTTAGAGGAAGAGAAGATATTGACCCCAAAATACCATTGGATGAGTCATCTTGGACCTCTGTTCAACTGTGTGAGAGACTTAAG TTGTGGTATGCTCTTGCAAAAACTCTAGCAGAAAAGGCAGCTTGGGATTTCTGCAACGAAAACGGAATCGATTTAGTAACCGTGCTCCCTTCGATGATCATCGGGCCTAGTTTGTCGCCTGATTTATGTTATACAGCAGCTGTTGTCCTTGGCCTGCTTAAAG GGGAAACAGAAGTTTTCCAATCACTTGGAAGGATAGGCTATGTTCATATCGATGATGCTGCACTCTGCCACATCCTTGCTTTTGAGAACAAAGATGCTCAAGGCAGATACATTTGCTCCTCAATTGTGCTGGAAATCAACGACTTGGCACCACGCTTATCGTCTCGCTATCCTTCATTCCCCATCTCGAAAAG GTTTGAGGCATCAAACAAACCATATTATGATTTCAACATATCAAAGGTTGAGAAGTTGGGGATGAAGTTCAAGTCTGTGGAAGAGATGTTTGATGACTGCGTTGCATCTTTCTTGGAGCAAGGCCATCTTTCTTCACCTTCGTTTATACCACTCCCTTAA
- the LOC111777319 gene encoding UDP-rhamnose/UDP-galactose transporter 3-like isoform X1 — protein sequence MPLLAAFLMNLGAISSNKDKSPKRSKFFGLDLKKKKKRVMEERKSSSVSDVGAWGMNIISSVGIIMVNKQLMSQTGFAFSFATTLTGFHFSVTALVGWISNASGYSESKSVPFWELLWFSIIANTSITAMNFSLMLNSVGFYQISKLSMIPVVCVMEWILHGKQYSREVKMAVVVVVVGVGVCTVTDVKVNAKGFLCALVAILCTSLQQISIGSLQKKYSIGSFELLSKTAPIQALSLLTVGPFIDYCLTSKSLLKYNYAFSAFCFILLSCSLAVFCNISQYLCIGRFSAVSFQVLGHMKTVCVLMLGWLLFDSEMTLKNISGMVLAIVGMVVYSWAVEIEKQANAMAIPQTKSQLSDEELMLLKEGMDDSSLKDEEIGQLPK from the exons ATG CCTTTACTAGCAGCCTTTCTTATGAATTTGGGAGCAATATCTTCGAACAAAGACAAATCGCCCAAAAGGAGCAAGTTTTTTGGTCTggatttgaagaagaagaagaaaagggtcATGGAGGAGAGAAAGTCCTCCTCTGTATCAGATGTTGGAGCTTGGGGTATGAACATAATCAGCTCAGTGGGCATTATCATGGTCAACAAGCAGCTCATGTCCCAAACTGGCTTCGCCTTTTCCTTTG CTACAACGTTAACTGGATTTCACTTTTCTGTGACTGCGTTGGTGGGTTGGATTTCAAATGCCTCTGGCTATTCTGAATCCAAATCTGTTCCCTTCTGGGAGCTTCTTTGGTTCTCAATTATCGCCAACACGTCGATAACAGCCATGAACTTCAGCCTCATGTTAAACTCTGTTGGATTTTATCAG ATATCAAAGCTAAGCATGATACCTGTGGTGTGTGTCATGGAGTGGATTCTTCATGGAAAACAGTACTCTAGGGAAGTGAAGATGGCCGTTGTCGTGGTCGTTGTCGGTGTCGGTGTCTGTACAGTGACTGATGTGAAAGTCAATGCCAAAGGCTTTCTTTGTGCCTTAGTAGCAATCTTATGCACGTCACTGCAACAAATT TCTATAGGTTCATTACAGAAGAAGTACTCAATAGGATCCTTTGAATTACTAAGCAAGACAGCTCCCATCCAAGCACTTTCCCTTCTAACAGTTGGCCCATTCATTGACTACTGCCTTACTAGTAAATCTCTACTGAAATACAACTACGCTTTTAGTGCATTT TGCTTCATATTACTGTCATGCTCCCTAGCTGTGTTCTGCAACATCAGTCAATATTTGTGCATCGGACGCTTCTCGGCTGTATCGTTCCAGGTTTTAGGCCATATGAAGACGGTATGCGTCCTGATGTTGGGGTGGCTGCTGTTCGATTCAGAGATGACATTGAAAAACATATCAGGGATGGTTCTTGCCATTGTTGGGATGGTGGTGTATAGCTGGGCCGTTGAGATTGAGAAGCAAGCCAATGCAATGGCCATCCCTCAGACAAAGAGCCAACTTTCAGATGAGGAGTTGATGCTGTTGAAGGAGGGGATGGATGACAGTAGTTTGAAAGATGAAGAGATTGGTCAGCTCCCAAAATGA
- the LOC111777319 gene encoding UDP-rhamnose/UDP-galactose transporter 3-like isoform X2, producing the protein MNLGAISSNKDKSPKRSKFFGLDLKKKKKRVMEERKSSSVSDVGAWGMNIISSVGIIMVNKQLMSQTGFAFSFATTLTGFHFSVTALVGWISNASGYSESKSVPFWELLWFSIIANTSITAMNFSLMLNSVGFYQISKLSMIPVVCVMEWILHGKQYSREVKMAVVVVVVGVGVCTVTDVKVNAKGFLCALVAILCTSLQQISIGSLQKKYSIGSFELLSKTAPIQALSLLTVGPFIDYCLTSKSLLKYNYAFSAFCFILLSCSLAVFCNISQYLCIGRFSAVSFQVLGHMKTVCVLMLGWLLFDSEMTLKNISGMVLAIVGMVVYSWAVEIEKQANAMAIPQTKSQLSDEELMLLKEGMDDSSLKDEEIGQLPK; encoded by the exons ATGAATTTGGGAGCAATATCTTCGAACAAAGACAAATCGCCCAAAAGGAGCAAGTTTTTTGGTCTggatttgaagaagaagaagaaaagggtcATGGAGGAGAGAAAGTCCTCCTCTGTATCAGATGTTGGAGCTTGGGGTATGAACATAATCAGCTCAGTGGGCATTATCATGGTCAACAAGCAGCTCATGTCCCAAACTGGCTTCGCCTTTTCCTTTG CTACAACGTTAACTGGATTTCACTTTTCTGTGACTGCGTTGGTGGGTTGGATTTCAAATGCCTCTGGCTATTCTGAATCCAAATCTGTTCCCTTCTGGGAGCTTCTTTGGTTCTCAATTATCGCCAACACGTCGATAACAGCCATGAACTTCAGCCTCATGTTAAACTCTGTTGGATTTTATCAG ATATCAAAGCTAAGCATGATACCTGTGGTGTGTGTCATGGAGTGGATTCTTCATGGAAAACAGTACTCTAGGGAAGTGAAGATGGCCGTTGTCGTGGTCGTTGTCGGTGTCGGTGTCTGTACAGTGACTGATGTGAAAGTCAATGCCAAAGGCTTTCTTTGTGCCTTAGTAGCAATCTTATGCACGTCACTGCAACAAATT TCTATAGGTTCATTACAGAAGAAGTACTCAATAGGATCCTTTGAATTACTAAGCAAGACAGCTCCCATCCAAGCACTTTCCCTTCTAACAGTTGGCCCATTCATTGACTACTGCCTTACTAGTAAATCTCTACTGAAATACAACTACGCTTTTAGTGCATTT TGCTTCATATTACTGTCATGCTCCCTAGCTGTGTTCTGCAACATCAGTCAATATTTGTGCATCGGACGCTTCTCGGCTGTATCGTTCCAGGTTTTAGGCCATATGAAGACGGTATGCGTCCTGATGTTGGGGTGGCTGCTGTTCGATTCAGAGATGACATTGAAAAACATATCAGGGATGGTTCTTGCCATTGTTGGGATGGTGGTGTATAGCTGGGCCGTTGAGATTGAGAAGCAAGCCAATGCAATGGCCATCCCTCAGACAAAGAGCCAACTTTCAGATGAGGAGTTGATGCTGTTGAAGGAGGGGATGGATGACAGTAGTTTGAAAGATGAAGAGATTGGTCAGCTCCCAAAATGA